Proteins co-encoded in one Dyella japonica A8 genomic window:
- a CDS encoding DNA-3-methyladenine glycosylase 2 family protein, which translates to MTDRHDLPLDTHTCEQARLSRDARFDGLFFTAVTSTRIYCRPVCPAPPPKPENVRYYGSAAAAEAAGFRPCLRCRPELSPGNDAWQRGDHVIARTLKLMDSDVFDDLSLDDMAARVGLGARQLRRLFVERLGAPPISVHTTRRLLFAKQLLTETTMPVTEVALASGFRSLRRFNAAFLQSNRMAPRDLRRHPSATTGDAITLRLGYRPPYDFEAMLAFLRGRALPGVEAVDEHSYARVFGTPDAPGWLRLSEWPGREHALRLELHCPQPAQMLGVVGKLRRMFDLDASPQSIGDALKESPVLRPLLRKRPGLRLPGGWDGFEIAVRAILGQQVSVAAARTLATRIVQKFGTPVLAPVPGLERLFPGPELLVDADLRAIGLTTARAATVRGVAQALQDGRIDFRSEQPLDAFVERWVALPGIGEWTAHYMAMRALSHPDAFPAADLILRRAAAGGGPELSTKALTSLAEAWRPWRAYSVMHLWRSATDAAQATNKKVA; encoded by the coding sequence ATGACCGACCGACATGACCTGCCACTGGACACCCACACCTGCGAGCAGGCGCGGTTGAGCCGCGATGCGCGCTTCGACGGCTTGTTCTTCACCGCCGTCACCAGCACCCGCATCTATTGCCGCCCGGTGTGCCCCGCGCCGCCGCCGAAGCCGGAAAACGTGCGCTATTACGGCAGCGCCGCGGCGGCCGAGGCCGCGGGCTTCCGTCCCTGCCTGCGCTGTCGCCCGGAACTGTCGCCGGGCAACGATGCGTGGCAGCGCGGCGACCACGTCATCGCGCGCACGCTCAAGCTGATGGACAGCGATGTGTTCGACGATTTGTCGTTGGACGACATGGCCGCGCGCGTGGGCCTTGGTGCGCGCCAACTGCGCCGACTGTTCGTGGAACGCCTGGGCGCGCCGCCGATCAGCGTACACACCACGCGTCGCCTGCTGTTCGCGAAGCAATTGCTGACGGAAACCACCATGCCGGTGACCGAGGTGGCGCTCGCCTCCGGTTTCCGCAGCCTGCGCCGCTTCAACGCGGCGTTCCTGCAGTCCAATCGCATGGCGCCGCGCGATCTGCGTCGCCACCCCAGCGCGACGACAGGCGATGCGATCACGCTGCGGCTCGGTTATCGGCCGCCGTACGATTTCGAAGCGATGCTTGCGTTCCTGCGCGGGCGTGCGCTGCCCGGCGTCGAGGCCGTGGACGAGCACAGCTATGCGCGCGTGTTCGGTACGCCCGATGCGCCAGGCTGGTTGCGGCTCAGCGAATGGCCGGGGCGCGAGCATGCATTGCGGCTGGAACTGCATTGCCCGCAACCGGCACAGATGCTTGGCGTGGTGGGCAAGCTGCGACGCATGTTCGATCTGGACGCCAGCCCGCAATCGATCGGCGATGCGCTGAAGGAAAGCCCGGTGCTGCGACCGTTGCTGCGCAAGCGCCCCGGCCTGCGCCTGCCCGGCGGCTGGGATGGTTTCGAGATCGCCGTGCGCGCCATCCTGGGCCAGCAGGTCAGCGTGGCCGCTGCGCGTACGTTGGCAACGCGTATCGTGCAGAAGTTCGGCACACCGGTGCTGGCTCCTGTACCGGGTCTGGAGCGCCTGTTCCCCGGCCCCGAACTGCTCGTTGATGCGGATCTTCGCGCCATCGGGCTGACCACCGCACGCGCCGCTACCGTGCGCGGCGTGGCCCAGGCGCTGCAGGATGGCCGCATCGATTTCCGCAGCGAGCAACCGCTGGACGCATTCGTCGAGCGGTGGGTCGCCCTGCCCGGCATCGGTGAATGGACAGCGCACTACATGGCGATGCGCGCGCTCAGCCATCCTGATGCGTTCCCGGCCGCGGACCTGATCCTTCGTCGCGCGGCGGCTGGCGGTGGCCCGGAGCTGTCGACGAAAGCGCTGACGTCGCTGGCCGAAGCGTGGCGCCCATGGCGCGCCTACTCGGTCATGCATCTGTGGCGCAGCGCCACGGACGCGGCCCAGGCAACGAATAAAAAGGTGGCGTGA
- a CDS encoding methylated-DNA--[protein]-cysteine S-methyltransferase yields the protein MSGETIWYDELQTPIGVLRLVADEVGLREIWFSTGRHQRSPRTEWMRAAEPLARAKQQLEEYFAGERQHFDLALHPLGTPFQTQVWWELSRIPYGATISYGELARRIEQPLAVRAVGAANGRNPLPIVLPCHRVIGANGSLTGFGGGLPTKRFLLSLEGRVAEGDLFGVPSRIIAH from the coding sequence ATGTCCGGCGAAACGATCTGGTACGACGAATTGCAGACGCCGATCGGCGTGCTGCGGCTGGTGGCGGACGAGGTGGGACTGCGCGAGATCTGGTTCTCGACCGGCCGCCACCAGCGCTCGCCGCGCACCGAATGGATGCGTGCCGCCGAACCTCTTGCGCGGGCGAAGCAGCAACTGGAGGAATACTTCGCCGGCGAGCGCCAGCACTTCGACCTGGCGCTGCATCCGCTTGGCACGCCATTCCAGACCCAGGTGTGGTGGGAACTGTCACGCATTCCCTACGGCGCCACCATCAGCTATGGCGAACTCGCGCGGCGCATCGAACAGCCGCTGGCTGTGCGCGCGGTGGGTGCAGCCAATGGCCGTAATCCACTGCCCATCGTGCTGCCCTGCCATCGCGTCATCGGCGCGAACGGCAGCCTTACCGGATTCGGTGGCGGACTGCCGACCAAACGATTCCTGCTGTCACTGGAAGGCCGGGTCGCCGAGGGCGATCTGTTCGGCGTGCCTTCGCGCATCATCGCGCACTGA
- a CDS encoding ectonucleotide pyrophosphatase/phosphodiesterase produces MKILFRSLLCSLLVLAAGCATTHDQSNAAPPAHVDAKPASAPLLLISIDGYRTDYLARGLSPTLQALADGGVRATDGMQPSFPSLTFPNHYTLVTGLRPDHHGIVNNTMTDPVLGKFSLGNREAVSNGRWWDEGTPLWETVQKQGLKSATMFWPGSEADIHGQHPSDWKPYDGNVTADQRVDQVLAWLDLPADQRPTFITLYFDEVDHAGHSYGPDSPQVNDAIRHTDAALARLVRGLTERGQLDHINLIVVADHGMAHAPTHQMVLVDKLIPLKHVEVVSMGVLAGFNPKPGFDFARIEATLEKPQKHMTCWDKTRVPARLAYGSNPRVPQLLCLADVGWRISSSDYVAKKKTTTQGEHGYDNAAPEMQALFIAHGPAFRQGAQVPSFPNVDVYPLMTHLLDVPAAANDGDYNVVKGMLKPEAQ; encoded by the coding sequence ATGAAGATCTTGTTTCGCTCGCTGCTGTGCTCGCTGTTGGTGCTTGCAGCCGGTTGTGCCACCACGCATGACCAGTCCAACGCAGCGCCCCCGGCCCACGTTGACGCGAAACCCGCATCGGCCCCGCTGCTGCTGATCTCCATCGATGGCTATCGCACCGACTACCTTGCACGCGGGCTCAGCCCGACCCTGCAGGCGCTGGCCGATGGCGGCGTGCGTGCGACCGATGGCATGCAGCCCTCCTTCCCGTCGCTGACCTTCCCCAATCACTACACCCTGGTCACCGGCCTGCGCCCGGATCACCACGGCATCGTCAACAACACCATGACCGATCCGGTGCTCGGCAAGTTCTCGCTCGGCAACCGCGAAGCGGTGAGCAACGGCCGCTGGTGGGACGAAGGCACGCCGCTGTGGGAAACCGTGCAGAAGCAGGGCCTGAAGAGCGCCACCATGTTCTGGCCGGGCTCCGAAGCCGATATCCACGGCCAGCATCCCAGCGACTGGAAGCCGTACGACGGCAACGTGACGGCGGATCAGCGCGTCGACCAGGTGCTGGCGTGGCTGGATCTACCCGCCGACCAGCGCCCGACCTTCATCACCCTGTACTTCGATGAAGTGGATCACGCCGGCCACAGCTACGGCCCGGACTCGCCGCAGGTCAACGACGCCATCCGCCATACCGACGCGGCGCTCGCGCGCCTCGTTCGCGGGCTCACGGAGCGCGGCCAGCTCGACCACATCAACCTTATCGTGGTCGCCGACCACGGCATGGCACACGCCCCCACGCACCAAATGGTTCTGGTGGACAAGCTCATTCCGCTCAAGCACGTGGAGGTGGTGAGCATGGGCGTGCTGGCGGGTTTCAACCCCAAGCCCGGCTTCGACTTCGCCAGGATCGAAGCCACGCTGGAGAAGCCGCAGAAGCACATGACCTGCTGGGACAAGACGCGCGTACCGGCACGACTCGCCTACGGCAGCAACCCGCGCGTGCCGCAGCTGCTGTGCCTGGCCGACGTAGGCTGGCGGATCTCCAGCAGCGACTACGTGGCGAAGAAGAAGACCACCACGCAGGGTGAGCACGGCTACGACAATGCGGCGCCCGAGATGCAGGCGCTGTTCATTGCCCACGGTCCCGCGTTCCGCCAGGGCGCGCAGGTGCCATCGTTCCCGAACGTGGACGTCTACCCGCTGATGACCCATCTGCTCGATGTTCCCGCCGCCGCCAACGACGGCGACTACAACGTCGTGAAGGGCATGCTGAAGCCCGAGGCGCAGTAA
- a CDS encoding MFS transporter, which yields MARRESVEPVSRPEHRPPAGELEPPGFTRHGTPAFRRTNLALFAAGLATFGLLYCTQPLMPEFSRDYGVSAATASLSLSLTTGVLAFAMLFAGGVSDAWGRKSVMTASLLSSAVLVLLTALVPDWHMLLVLRALLGLTLSGLPAVAMTYLSEEMHPDSIGLGMGLYISGNAIGGMGGRLVAGVLAEFVGWRIGVATVGVIGLLSGLVFWRILPPSRHHVRHPLHLGALMGRFAAAFRDAGLPWLFAEGFLLLGAFVTVYNYIGYRLLAPPYGLNQAVVGAIFSVYLIGTFSSAWMGHLAGKLGRRKVLWTAFALMLAGLALTAMKPLALIVAGIVAVTFGFFGGHSIASSWVGRRAGSNKAQASSLYLFSYYMGSSIAGASGGLFYASHGWNGVAVFVGALLAAGLLIALRLYRLPPLVSPSRPETEPPIPQ from the coding sequence ATGGCAAGGCGGGAAAGCGTGGAACCGGTGTCTCGGCCAGAACATCGGCCGCCGGCTGGCGAACTTGAGCCTCCCGGTTTCACCCGCCACGGTACCCCGGCTTTCCGCCGTACCAACCTGGCCCTGTTCGCCGCGGGCCTGGCGACCTTCGGCCTGCTGTACTGCACGCAGCCGTTGATGCCGGAGTTCAGCCGGGACTACGGGGTCAGCGCCGCCACGGCGTCGCTGTCGCTGTCGCTCACCACGGGCGTGCTGGCCTTCGCCATGCTGTTTGCCGGCGGTGTCTCCGATGCCTGGGGCCGCAAGTCGGTCATGACGGCCTCGTTGCTGTCATCGGCTGTCCTCGTCCTGCTCACGGCGCTGGTGCCGGACTGGCACATGCTGCTGGTGCTGCGCGCGTTGCTGGGGCTGACGCTGAGCGGGTTGCCCGCCGTCGCCATGACCTATCTCAGCGAGGAAATGCACCCCGATTCCATCGGCCTGGGCATGGGGCTGTACATCAGCGGCAACGCCATTGGCGGCATGGGTGGACGGCTGGTGGCCGGCGTGCTCGCGGAGTTTGTCGGCTGGCGCATCGGCGTCGCCACCGTGGGCGTGATCGGCCTGCTTTCGGGGCTGGTGTTCTGGCGCATCCTGCCCCCGTCGCGCCATCACGTTCGCCACCCCCTGCACCTGGGGGCACTGATGGGGCGCTTCGCCGCCGCGTTCCGTGACGCGGGCCTGCCGTGGCTGTTTGCGGAGGGCTTCCTGCTGCTCGGCGCTTTCGTCACGGTTTACAACTACATTGGCTACCGCCTGCTCGCGCCTCCCTATGGGCTGAACCAGGCCGTGGTCGGCGCGATCTTCAGCGTTTACCTCATCGGTACCTTCAGCTCCGCATGGATGGGGCATCTCGCCGGCAAGCTGGGGCGGCGCAAGGTGTTGTGGACGGCGTTCGCGCTGATGCTGGCGGGGTTGGCGCTTACCGCCATGAAACCGCTGGCGCTGATCGTGGCCGGCATTGTGGCGGTGACGTTCGGTTTCTTCGGCGGGCACTCCATCGCCAGCAGCTGGGTGGGGCGTCGCGCGGGTAGCAACAAGGCGCAGGCGTCGTCGCTTTACCTGTTCTCGTACTACATGGGTTCCAGTATCGCGGGCGCCAGCGGTGGCCTGTTCTACGCCTCGCACGGCTGGAATGGCGTGGCGGTGTTCGTTGGCGCCTTGCTCGCGGCAGGCCTGCTGATCGCGCTGCGCCTGTATCGATTGCCGCCGCTGGTGAGCCCGTCCAGGCCGGAAACCGAGCCGCCCATTCCGCAGTGA
- a CDS encoding GGDEF domain-containing protein — translation MPFRGSAVVVVAWLCAMLFVLATEAAAAPSRLPVLQAAALAPLDPAPTPDQVIHGGLDAGFRPLATTHTPNAVETRRWYRLTLDRDWHEDSAPVLNFTGATYIPITVYAPPDYRPQQLWFAQTDRPARFSRHHLALELPPDLRAGQPVYVQIAADSFTRQIRADVTDMATYQADDLNHVRVTTLFSSVQLTMILAALCLWLVLRDRVLLYFIGYTGCQLLNQLLTTGELYELPGSGLLVPLGTHVPWLFTALSAPLLLSFIIEFCELRVVTPRAANLLGAMRWPFLVIAALLCFPFAERMHLLASAFNFWFIVSQLYALGAVILATGRHGRQARFFLVAWLPQVLFTVVRLSQVLLALDLPRWLEYGMPATMAFCSVVVTIGLADLSLRARRERDMAHHLADHDALTGVLNRRALVKRLHDAAALARLQHQPLALIFLDMDHFKSVNDRFGHQTGDACLRAVAETIGDELRPSDSLGRYGGEEFVAMLPGTTQENAMAVAERIRHSIEVLQVHARGNTLQTTVSMGVASLLGTADSVDDLIARADDALYRAKTQGRNCVVAHTLVMVMAG, via the coding sequence ATGCCATTTCGCGGATCCGCGGTGGTTGTCGTTGCATGGCTGTGCGCCATGCTCTTCGTGCTGGCCACCGAGGCTGCGGCCGCGCCGTCGCGCCTGCCTGTCCTGCAGGCAGCGGCACTGGCGCCGCTGGACCCAGCCCCGACGCCGGACCAGGTCATCCATGGCGGTCTGGACGCCGGCTTCCGGCCACTGGCCACCACGCACACGCCCAACGCGGTGGAAACCCGGCGCTGGTACCGGCTGACCCTCGACCGGGACTGGCACGAGGACAGCGCCCCCGTGCTCAACTTCACCGGGGCCACCTACATCCCCATCACGGTGTATGCGCCGCCGGACTATCGTCCGCAGCAGCTGTGGTTCGCGCAGACCGACCGGCCGGCACGCTTCTCGCGCCACCACCTGGCACTGGAGCTGCCGCCTGACCTGCGCGCGGGCCAGCCGGTCTACGTGCAGATCGCCGCCGACAGCTTCACCCGGCAGATCCGCGCCGACGTCACCGACATGGCGACGTACCAGGCGGACGACCTGAACCACGTGCGCGTCACGACGTTGTTTTCCAGCGTGCAGCTCACCATGATCCTGGCCGCGCTGTGCCTGTGGCTGGTGCTGCGCGATCGCGTGCTGCTGTATTTCATCGGCTACACCGGTTGCCAGCTGCTGAACCAGTTGCTGACCACGGGCGAGCTGTACGAACTGCCCGGCAGCGGGCTGCTGGTGCCGCTGGGTACGCACGTGCCGTGGCTGTTCACGGCACTCAGTGCGCCGCTGCTGCTCTCCTTCATCATCGAGTTCTGCGAACTGCGCGTGGTCACGCCGCGCGCGGCGAACCTGCTGGGCGCCATGCGCTGGCCTTTCCTGGTGATCGCCGCCCTGCTCTGCTTTCCGTTCGCCGAGCGCATGCATCTGCTGGCCAGCGCATTCAACTTCTGGTTCATCGTCTCGCAGCTGTATGCACTGGGCGCCGTGATACTTGCCACCGGCCGGCACGGGCGGCAGGCGCGGTTCTTCCTGGTGGCGTGGTTGCCGCAGGTACTGTTCACCGTCGTTCGCCTCAGCCAGGTGCTGCTGGCGCTGGACCTTCCGCGCTGGCTGGAATACGGCATGCCGGCCACCATGGCCTTCTGCAGCGTGGTGGTCACCATCGGCCTGGCCGATCTTTCCCTGCGGGCGCGCAGGGAACGCGACATGGCCCACCACCTGGCCGACCACGATGCACTTACCGGCGTGCTCAACCGGCGCGCGCTGGTGAAGCGCCTGCACGACGCCGCGGCATTGGCCCGGCTGCAACACCAGCCACTGGCGCTGATCTTCCTGGACATGGACCACTTCAAGTCGGTCAACGACCGCTTTGGCCACCAGACCGGCGATGCCTGCCTGCGTGCCGTGGCCGAAACCATCGGCGACGAACTACGCCCCTCCGACAGCCTGGGGCGTTACGGTGGCGAAGAGTTCGTGGCTATGCTGCCGGGTACCACGCAGGAAAACGCCATGGCCGTTGCCGAGCGCATTCGCCACAGCATCGAGGTGCTGCAGGTCCATGCCCGTGGCAACACCTTGCAGACCACGGTCAGCATGGGTGTCGCCAGCCTGCTGGGCACCGCGGACAGCGTCGACGACCTGATCGCGCGGGCCGATGACGCGCTCTATCGCGCCAAGACCCAGGGCCGTAACTGCGTGGTCGCCCATACCCTGGTCATGGTGATGGCGGGCTGA